A genomic stretch from Erwinia sp. E_sp_B01_1 includes:
- the nrdR gene encoding transcriptional regulator NrdR, translated as MHCPFCSAVDTKVIDSRLVGEGTSVRRRRQCLLCHERFTTFEVAELVMPRVVKSNEVREPFNEDKLSSGLMKALEKRPVSSDDVENAISHIKSQLRSTGEREVPSKMIGNLVMDELKKLDKVAYIRFASVYRSFEDIREFGEEIARLQD; from the coding sequence ATGCATTGCCCGTTCTGTTCAGCTGTCGACACCAAAGTGATCGACTCCCGCCTTGTCGGGGAAGGGACTTCGGTGCGCCGTCGTCGCCAGTGTCTGCTCTGCCATGAGCGTTTCACCACCTTTGAAGTGGCTGAACTGGTGATGCCGCGCGTGGTGAAAAGCAATGAAGTCCGCGAACCTTTTAACGAAGACAAGCTCAGCAGCGGTCTGATGAAGGCGCTGGAGAAGCGGCCAGTGAGTTCTGACGATGTGGAAAACGCCATCAGCCATATCAAAAGTCAGCTGCGCTCCACCGGTGAACGTGAAGTGCCAAGCAAGATGATTGGCAACCTGGTGATGGACGAGCTGAAAAAACTGGATAAAGTCGCTTATATTCGCTTTGCTTCGGTCTATCGCAGCTTCGAAGATATTCGTGAGTTTGGCGAAGAGATCGCCCGGTTACAGGACTGA
- the ribD gene encoding bifunctional diaminohydroxyphosphoribosylaminopyrimidine deaminase/5-amino-6-(5-phosphoribosylamino)uracil reductase RibD, which produces MQDEIWMARALELARRGRFTTTPNPNVGCVIVRRGELVGEGYHFRAGEPHAEVHALRMAGEKAKGATAYVTLEPCSHHGRTPPCCDALIAAGVSRVVAAMQDPNPEVAGRGLYRLQQAGIEVTHGLMMQEAEAINRGFLKRMRTGFPWVQLKMGASLDGRTAMASGESQWITSPEARRDVQRLRAESSAILSTSATVLADNPSLTVRWQELPQEIQTNYALDTLRQPVRVVIDSHNQLTPEHRLIAQPGETWLARQQADSLSWPDNVQQFTVPRHNGQTDLVSLMMLLGRRQINTVWVEAGAKLAGALLAAGVVDELIVYMAPKLLGDGARGLCHLPGLAHLADAPAFAFSDIRQVGPDLRLTLTA; this is translated from the coding sequence ATGCAAGATGAAATCTGGATGGCGCGGGCACTTGAGCTTGCCCGCCGTGGCCGTTTTACCACCACACCAAACCCGAATGTGGGCTGCGTGATCGTCCGCCGCGGGGAGTTAGTAGGGGAAGGCTATCATTTCCGCGCCGGAGAGCCGCACGCAGAAGTTCATGCGTTGCGCATGGCAGGGGAGAAGGCCAAAGGAGCCACTGCGTATGTCACCCTTGAACCCTGTAGCCATCACGGACGCACGCCGCCATGCTGCGACGCGCTGATAGCTGCAGGGGTTAGTCGGGTGGTGGCTGCAATGCAGGATCCCAATCCTGAAGTCGCCGGGCGAGGATTATATCGTTTGCAGCAGGCGGGGATAGAGGTTACTCACGGGCTGATGATGCAGGAAGCCGAAGCGATCAACAGAGGCTTTCTCAAGCGTATGCGCACCGGATTCCCCTGGGTACAGTTGAAAATGGGGGCTTCCCTGGATGGGCGCACGGCAATGGCCAGTGGTGAGAGCCAGTGGATCACTTCCCCGGAAGCCCGTCGTGATGTGCAGCGCCTGCGTGCAGAAAGCTCTGCCATTCTCAGCACCAGCGCCACGGTGCTTGCTGACAATCCCTCTCTGACCGTTCGCTGGCAGGAACTGCCGCAGGAGATTCAGACGAACTATGCGCTGGACACTTTGCGTCAGCCGGTGCGGGTGGTGATTGACAGTCATAATCAACTCACTCCGGAACACCGTCTGATCGCTCAGCCCGGTGAAACCTGGCTGGCACGCCAGCAGGCAGACAGCCTTAGCTGGCCGGACAATGTTCAGCAGTTCACCGTGCCCCGTCACAACGGGCAAACCGACCTGGTGTCGCTGATGATGTTACTGGGCCGCCGGCAGATCAATACTGTCTGGGTGGAAGCAGGGGCTAAGCTTGCCGGTGCGCTGCTTGCCGCAGGCGTGGTGGATGAGCTGATTGTGTATATGGCACCGAAACTGCTGGGCGACGGAGCACGCGGTTTGTGCCATTTGCCCGGCTTAGCACATCTTGCTGACGCACCT
- the secF gene encoding protein translocase subunit SecF yields the protein MAQDYSVEQLNYGRKVHDFMRWDKLAFTLSGLLLIASFLVMGVKGFNWGLDFTGGTVIEITLEKPADLDSLRGALEKSGFVDPQIQNFGSSRDVLVRLSPNDGAVGQDLGNKVVTTINQASQQNATVKRIEFVGPSVGSDLAQAGGMALLVALIAILVYVGFRFEWRLALGAVLALAHDVIITMGILSLFHIEIDLTIIASLMSVIGYSLNDSIVVSDRIRENFRKIRRGTPYDIVNVSLTQTLSRTIMTSATTLVVVLMLFIFGGALLEGFSLTMLIGVSIGTISSIYVASALALKLGMKREHMLQQKVEKEGADQPSILP from the coding sequence GTGGCACAGGACTATAGCGTTGAACAACTAAACTACGGGCGTAAAGTTCATGACTTTATGCGCTGGGACAAACTGGCCTTTACCCTTTCAGGTTTACTGCTGATCGCCTCTTTTCTGGTGATGGGCGTGAAAGGGTTCAACTGGGGGCTGGATTTCACCGGTGGTACCGTTATTGAAATCACACTGGAGAAACCAGCGGATCTGGACAGCCTGCGCGGTGCGCTGGAGAAGTCTGGCTTTGTTGATCCTCAGATTCAAAACTTCGGCAGCAGCCGTGACGTGCTGGTGCGTTTGTCTCCCAATGACGGCGCAGTAGGGCAGGATCTGGGTAACAAGGTGGTGACCACCATTAACCAGGCCAGCCAGCAGAATGCCACGGTTAAGCGTATCGAATTCGTCGGGCCAAGCGTGGGTAGCGATCTGGCGCAGGCTGGTGGCATGGCGCTGCTGGTAGCGCTGATTGCGATTCTGGTGTACGTCGGCTTCCGTTTTGAGTGGCGGCTGGCGTTAGGGGCCGTACTGGCACTGGCGCACGACGTCATCATTACCATGGGGATCCTCTCTCTGTTCCATATAGAGATAGATCTGACCATCATCGCCTCACTGATGTCGGTAATTGGTTACTCGCTGAACGACAGCATCGTGGTCTCGGACCGTATTCGTGAGAACTTCCGCAAGATCCGTCGCGGCACCCCTTACGATATCGTCAACGTCTCACTGACCCAGACGCTAAGCCGAACCATCATGACCTCGGCTACTACGCTGGTGGTGGTACTGATGCTGTTTATTTTCGGTGGCGCACTGCTGGAAGGCTTCTCGCTGACCATGCTGATTGGTGTCTCAATCGGTACCATTTCGTCTATCTACGTGGCTTCAGCGCTGGCGCTGAAACTGGGAATGAAACGCGAACATATGCTGCAGCAAAAAGTGGAAAAAGAGGGCGCCGATCAGCCTTCGATTCTGCCTTAA
- the secD gene encoding protein translocase subunit SecD: protein MLNRYPLWKYIMLIVVLIGGLLYALPNLYGEDPAVQITGARGSAASEQTLVQIQNALKQDNIQSKSIALENGAIMARFANGDVQLRARDAITQVLGEDYVVALNLAPATPTWLSMLAAEPMKLGLDLRGGVHFLMEVDMDTALGKLQEQNIDNLRSDLRDKNIPYTNVRKTDNYGLEIRFRDAAARDDAVSYLTGRHRDLVISTSGSNLLRAVMTDDRLREAREYAVQQNITILRNRVNQLGVAEPLVQRQGSDRIVVELPGIQDTARAKEILGATATLEFRLVNTSVDPTAAANGRVPGDSEVKNMRDGQPVTLYKRVILTGDHITDSTSSQDEYNQAQVNISLDSAGGNIMSNFTKDNIGKPMATLFVEYKDSGKKDANGRSILAKQEEVINVANIQSRLGNSFRITGINNPNEARQLSLLLRAGALIAPIQIVEERTIGPTMGQQNITQGLEACLWGLIASIVFMVVYYRKFGVIATTALVANLVLIVGIMSLLPGATLTMPGIAGIVLTLAVAVDANVLINERIKEEIKNGRSIQQAIHEGYKGAFSSIVDANVTTLITAIILYAVGTGSIKGFAITTAIGVMTSMFTAIVGTRAIVNLLYGGKRITKLSI, encoded by the coding sequence GTGTTAAACCGTTATCCTTTGTGGAAGTACATCATGCTGATCGTCGTGTTAATCGGCGGCCTGTTGTATGCACTTCCCAACCTTTATGGTGAGGATCCGGCTGTTCAGATCACTGGTGCGCGCGGAAGCGCCGCCAGTGAGCAGACGCTGGTTCAGATCCAAAATGCCCTGAAACAGGACAATATCCAGAGCAAATCTATTGCGCTGGAAAATGGCGCCATTATGGCGCGTTTTGCTAACGGTGATGTGCAACTGCGCGCCCGTGATGCCATTACCCAGGTGCTCGGCGAAGATTACGTCGTGGCGCTTAACCTTGCCCCAGCCACCCCAACCTGGCTGAGCATGCTGGCCGCCGAGCCGATGAAACTCGGTCTTGATTTGCGTGGCGGCGTGCACTTCCTGATGGAAGTCGATATGGATACTGCTCTGGGTAAACTCCAGGAGCAGAACATTGATAACCTCAGAAGCGATCTGCGCGACAAAAACATTCCTTATACCAACGTTCGCAAGACCGACAACTACGGTCTGGAAATTCGTTTCCGTGATGCTGCAGCGCGTGATGATGCCGTCAGTTACCTGACGGGTCGCCATCGTGACCTGGTGATCAGCACTTCGGGGAGCAATCTCCTGCGGGCGGTGATGACTGACGATCGTCTGCGTGAAGCCCGCGAATATGCGGTGCAGCAGAACATCACTATCCTGCGTAATCGTGTAAACCAGCTGGGCGTTGCTGAGCCACTGGTGCAGCGTCAGGGATCCGATCGCATTGTGGTTGAGTTGCCTGGTATTCAGGACACTGCCCGTGCGAAAGAGATTCTGGGCGCTACTGCGACCCTGGAATTCCGTCTGGTTAACACCTCTGTTGATCCAACCGCTGCGGCTAATGGCCGTGTCCCTGGTGATTCTGAAGTGAAGAACATGCGTGATGGCCAGCCGGTTACCCTGTACAAGCGAGTGATCCTGACCGGTGACCACATCACTGACTCCACGTCGAGCCAGGATGAGTACAACCAGGCCCAGGTAAACATCTCGCTGGACAGCGCCGGTGGCAACATCATGTCCAACTTCACTAAGGATAATATCGGTAAGCCGATGGCAACGCTGTTTGTGGAATACAAAGACAGCGGTAAGAAAGATGCCAATGGCCGGTCGATCCTTGCGAAGCAGGAAGAGGTTATCAACGTGGCGAATATCCAGTCCCGACTGGGTAACAGCTTCCGTATCACCGGTATCAACAACCCGAACGAAGCCCGCCAGCTTTCACTGCTGCTGCGTGCCGGTGCGTTGATTGCGCCGATTCAGATTGTTGAAGAGCGGACTATTGGTCCAACTATGGGTCAGCAGAACATCACCCAGGGTCTGGAAGCCTGCCTGTGGGGCCTGATCGCCTCTATCGTCTTTATGGTGGTTTACTACCGTAAGTTCGGTGTGATCGCCACTACTGCGCTGGTCGCCAACCTGGTACTGATTGTCGGTATCATGTCGCTGCTGCCTGGCGCCACGCTGACGATGCCGGGTATTGCCGGTATCGTACTGACGCTGGCGGTTGCGGTAGATGCTAACGTGCTGATTAATGAACGTATCAAGGAAGAGATAAAGAATGGCCGGTCCATTCAACAGGCTATCCATGAGGGCTATAAAGGCGCGTTCTCCAGTATCGTTGATGCCAACGTCACCACGTTGATCACCGCGATTATTCTTTATGCGGTGGGTACCGGGTCGATCAAAGGCTTCGCCATTACGACCGCCATCGGCGTGATGACTTCTATGTTTACCGCCATTGTCGGTACCCGTGCCATCGTCAACCTGTTGTACGGCGGCAAACGCATCACCAAGCTGTCTATCTGA
- a CDS encoding DUF3251 domain-containing protein — MVKSKSLVMITALMLAGCAAPKPQPELNKLHNQVGKLNTEMRQLTQQASSLEQQNMLNSTSDQGAWLLPATHTAVVLKSQIGDMRLSLSHIESEANGTRAILHFRAAGENTLPAFTARIEWGEMDPTTGKPLQADSQSQAISVADSLLPRSEVTVPLRLSNIAPEQLGYLRVHDVVPQTASPPAATP; from the coding sequence ATGGTGAAGAGTAAATCTCTGGTGATGATAACGGCGCTGATGCTGGCAGGTTGTGCAGCACCAAAGCCGCAACCGGAGCTGAACAAGTTACATAATCAGGTGGGGAAACTGAACACCGAGATGCGTCAACTGACTCAGCAGGCTTCCAGTCTTGAGCAGCAGAACATGCTCAACAGCACCTCCGATCAGGGGGCCTGGTTACTGCCAGCCACCCATACAGCGGTAGTGCTGAAAAGCCAGATTGGGGATATGCGTCTTTCTCTGAGCCATATCGAAAGTGAAGCCAACGGCACACGGGCGATCCTGCATTTTCGTGCCGCCGGAGAAAATACCCTGCCCGCCTTTACGGCACGGATTGAGTGGGGCGAAATGGATCCCACCACCGGTAAACCTTTACAGGCAGACAGTCAGAGCCAGGCCATCAGCGTTGCGGATTCTTTACTGCCGCGCAGTGAAGTCACTGTTCCTCTGCGCCTGAGTAATATCGCGCCTGAGCAGCTGGGTTATCTGCGCGTACATGATGTTGTGCCGCAGACGGCCTCACCGCCTGCCGCCACGCCATAA
- the lysM gene encoding peptidoglycan-binding protein LysM, whose amino-acid sequence MGLFNFVKEAGEKLWDSVTGGDDQSKKLKEHIDKLGLPGSDKVDVKVGEDGKASISGDAISQELKEKILIAAGNVAGITAVDDNVKVAQPATEATFYTVKSGDTLSAISKHVYGDASKYNKIFEANKPMLSHPDKIYPGQTLRIPE is encoded by the coding sequence ATGGGATTGTTTAACTTCGTTAAAGAAGCAGGCGAAAAATTATGGGACTCGGTCACCGGCGGAGACGATCAGTCGAAAAAGCTGAAAGAGCACATCGATAAGCTGGGTTTGCCAGGCAGCGACAAGGTAGATGTAAAGGTCGGTGAAGATGGCAAGGCCAGTATCAGTGGTGATGCTATTTCGCAGGAGCTGAAAGAAAAAATCCTGATCGCTGCCGGTAACGTAGCCGGTATCACCGCCGTGGATGACAACGTCAAAGTAGCGCAACCTGCCACCGAAGCCACATTTTACACCGTGAAGTCTGGCGACACGCTGAGCGCCATCTCCAAACATGTGTATGGCGATGCCAGCAAATACAATAAGATCTTTGAAGCTAATAAGCCGATGCTCTCCCATCCGGATAAAATCTATCCGGGACAGACATTGCGCATTCCTGAATAA